One window of Oncorhynchus masou masou isolate Uvic2021 chromosome 33, UVic_Omas_1.1, whole genome shotgun sequence genomic DNA carries:
- the LOC135528511 gene encoding N-alpha-acetyltransferase 10-like isoform X2 yields the protein MNIRNARPEDLMNMQHCNLLCLPENYQMKYYFYHGLSWPQLSYIAEDENGKIVGYVLAKMEEDPDDVPHGHITSLAVKRSHRRLGLAQKLMDQASRAMIENFNAKYVSLHVRKSNRAALHLYSNTLKFQISEIEPKYYADGEDAYAMKRDLAHMADEVPQLRKPGMKALGQEAPTATTTPGDQEKEGEGDSGGENKDLSEVSEATESTDVKDSSSDSQ from the exons ATGAATATTCGCAACGCAAGG CCGGAAGACCTTATGAACATGCAGCACTGCAACCTGCTGTGTCTCCCAGAGAACTACCAGATGAAGTACTACTTCTACCACGGACTGTCCTGGCCGCAG CTCTCCTACATCGCAGAGGATGAGAATGGCAAAATAGTGGGATATGTTTTGGCCAAGAT GGAGGAGGATCCAGATGATGTCCCCCATGGTCACATCACGTCCCTG GCTGTCAAGCGCTCTCACAGACGTTTGGGACTAGCTCAGAAGCTGATGGACCAAGCCAGTCGAGCTATGATTGAAAACTTCAACGCCAAATATGTCTCACTTCATGTCCGGAAAAG TAACCGAGCGGCCTTGCACCTGTACTCAAACACACTGAAATTCCA GATTAGTGAAATAGAGCCCAAGTACTATGCAGATGGGGAGGATGCCTATGCCATGAAGAGAGACCTAGCCCACATGGCCGATGAGGT CCCACAGTTGAGGAAGCCAGGAATGAAGGCCCTGGGTCAGGAGGCACCTACAGCTACGACCACACCCGGTGaccaggagaaagagggagagggggacagcgGAGGAGAGAACAAAGACCTCAGTGAAGTTAGCGAGGCCACAGAGAGCACAGACGTCAAAGATTCATCCTCCGATTCACAATGA
- the LOC135528511 gene encoding N-alpha-acetyltransferase 10-like isoform X3 produces MNIRNARPEDLMNMQHCNLLCLPENYQMKYYFYHGLSWPQLSYIAEDENGKIVGYVLAKMEEDPDDVPHGHITSLAVKRSHRRLGLAQKLMDQASRAMIENFNAKYVSLHVRKSSNRAALHLYSNTLKFQISEIEPKYYADGEDAYAMKRDLAHMADELRKPGMKALGQEAPTATTTPGDQEKEGEGDSGGENKDLSEVSEATESTDVKDSSSDSQ; encoded by the exons ATGAATATTCGCAACGCAAGG CCGGAAGACCTTATGAACATGCAGCACTGCAACCTGCTGTGTCTCCCAGAGAACTACCAGATGAAGTACTACTTCTACCACGGACTGTCCTGGCCGCAG CTCTCCTACATCGCAGAGGATGAGAATGGCAAAATAGTGGGATATGTTTTGGCCAAGAT GGAGGAGGATCCAGATGATGTCCCCCATGGTCACATCACGTCCCTG GCTGTCAAGCGCTCTCACAGACGTTTGGGACTAGCTCAGAAGCTGATGGACCAAGCCAGTCGAGCTATGATTGAAAACTTCAACGCCAAATATGTCTCACTTCATGTCCGGAAAAG CAGTAACCGAGCGGCCTTGCACCTGTACTCAAACACACTGAAATTCCA GATTAGTGAAATAGAGCCCAAGTACTATGCAGATGGGGAGGATGCCTATGCCATGAAGAGAGACCTAGCCCACATGGCCGATGAG TTGAGGAAGCCAGGAATGAAGGCCCTGGGTCAGGAGGCACCTACAGCTACGACCACACCCGGTGaccaggagaaagagggagagggggacagcgGAGGAGAGAACAAAGACCTCAGTGAAGTTAGCGAGGCCACAGAGAGCACAGACGTCAAAGATTCATCCTCCGATTCACAATGA
- the LOC135528511 gene encoding N-alpha-acetyltransferase 10-like isoform X1, with the protein MNIRNARPEDLMNMQHCNLLCLPENYQMKYYFYHGLSWPQLSYIAEDENGKIVGYVLAKMEEDPDDVPHGHITSLAVKRSHRRLGLAQKLMDQASRAMIENFNAKYVSLHVRKSSNRAALHLYSNTLKFQISEIEPKYYADGEDAYAMKRDLAHMADEVPQLRKPGMKALGQEAPTATTTPGDQEKEGEGDSGGENKDLSEVSEATESTDVKDSSSDSQ; encoded by the exons ATGAATATTCGCAACGCAAGG CCGGAAGACCTTATGAACATGCAGCACTGCAACCTGCTGTGTCTCCCAGAGAACTACCAGATGAAGTACTACTTCTACCACGGACTGTCCTGGCCGCAG CTCTCCTACATCGCAGAGGATGAGAATGGCAAAATAGTGGGATATGTTTTGGCCAAGAT GGAGGAGGATCCAGATGATGTCCCCCATGGTCACATCACGTCCCTG GCTGTCAAGCGCTCTCACAGACGTTTGGGACTAGCTCAGAAGCTGATGGACCAAGCCAGTCGAGCTATGATTGAAAACTTCAACGCCAAATATGTCTCACTTCATGTCCGGAAAAG CAGTAACCGAGCGGCCTTGCACCTGTACTCAAACACACTGAAATTCCA GATTAGTGAAATAGAGCCCAAGTACTATGCAGATGGGGAGGATGCCTATGCCATGAAGAGAGACCTAGCCCACATGGCCGATGAGGT CCCACAGTTGAGGAAGCCAGGAATGAAGGCCCTGGGTCAGGAGGCACCTACAGCTACGACCACACCCGGTGaccaggagaaagagggagagggggacagcgGAGGAGAGAACAAAGACCTCAGTGAAGTTAGCGAGGCCACAGAGAGCACAGACGTCAAAGATTCATCCTCCGATTCACAATGA
- the LOC135528511 gene encoding N-alpha-acetyltransferase 10-like isoform X4, protein MNIRNARPEDLMNMQHCNLLCLPENYQMKYYFYHGLSWPQLSYIAEDENGKIVGYVLAKMEEDPDDVPHGHITSLAVKRSHRRLGLAQKLMDQASRAMIENFNAKYVSLHVRKSNRAALHLYSNTLKFQISEIEPKYYADGEDAYAMKRDLAHMADELRKPGMKALGQEAPTATTTPGDQEKEGEGDSGGENKDLSEVSEATESTDVKDSSSDSQ, encoded by the exons ATGAATATTCGCAACGCAAGG CCGGAAGACCTTATGAACATGCAGCACTGCAACCTGCTGTGTCTCCCAGAGAACTACCAGATGAAGTACTACTTCTACCACGGACTGTCCTGGCCGCAG CTCTCCTACATCGCAGAGGATGAGAATGGCAAAATAGTGGGATATGTTTTGGCCAAGAT GGAGGAGGATCCAGATGATGTCCCCCATGGTCACATCACGTCCCTG GCTGTCAAGCGCTCTCACAGACGTTTGGGACTAGCTCAGAAGCTGATGGACCAAGCCAGTCGAGCTATGATTGAAAACTTCAACGCCAAATATGTCTCACTTCATGTCCGGAAAAG TAACCGAGCGGCCTTGCACCTGTACTCAAACACACTGAAATTCCA GATTAGTGAAATAGAGCCCAAGTACTATGCAGATGGGGAGGATGCCTATGCCATGAAGAGAGACCTAGCCCACATGGCCGATGAG TTGAGGAAGCCAGGAATGAAGGCCCTGGGTCAGGAGGCACCTACAGCTACGACCACACCCGGTGaccaggagaaagagggagagggggacagcgGAGGAGAGAACAAAGACCTCAGTGAAGTTAGCGAGGCCACAGAGAGCACAGACGTCAAAGATTCATCCTCCGATTCACAATGA